The following proteins are co-located in the Brachybacterium sacelli genome:
- the def gene encoding peptide deformylase, translated as MSVRPITIVGHRALTQRTRRVREITDDIRALVADMFETNDAADGAGLAAPQVGARWRLFVYSCADAEDVVRRGVVINPRLERFGGIELDEETLEGCLSVPGEGFPTARHRGARVSGIDLSGQEVTVEDTGGVLARALQHEVDHLDGTLYLDRLTPARRREALDAVTARGWRAEGLRTWDPRDVEAADV; from the coding sequence ATGAGCGTCCGCCCGATCACGATCGTCGGCCACCGCGCCCTGACCCAGCGCACCCGCCGCGTCCGCGAGATCACCGACGACATCCGCGCCCTGGTCGCGGACATGTTCGAGACGAACGACGCGGCCGACGGCGCGGGACTGGCCGCTCCGCAGGTCGGCGCGCGCTGGCGGCTGTTCGTCTACTCCTGTGCGGATGCCGAGGACGTGGTGCGACGGGGCGTCGTCATCAATCCGCGGCTCGAGCGCTTCGGGGGAATCGAGCTGGACGAGGAGACGCTGGAGGGGTGCCTGTCCGTGCCCGGGGAGGGCTTCCCGACGGCCCGTCACCGCGGGGCACGCGTGAGCGGGATCGATCTCTCGGGCCAGGAGGTCACCGTCGAGGACACCGGCGGTGTGCTCGCCCGGGCCCTGCAGCACGAGGTCGACCATCTCGACGGCACCCTCTACCTCGACCGGCTCACCCCCGCCCGCAGGCGCGAGGCGCTCGACGCGGTGACGGCGCGGGGCTGGCGGGCCGAGGGTCTGCGCACCTGGGACCCGCGAGACGTCGAGGCCGCCGACGTGTGA
- a CDS encoding YihY/virulence factor BrkB family protein: MTAPRPRRPKPVVEYVRPRLSILHVLNRVRMRLLDIQVWDVAGTMTFYVVLSVFPGAVAAVSMMSLIGIEAETLKAFSGMFLEIFPTLDPSPFLTAIHAVSSTSGGLLGLTLGTIGSLLSASNGVAAFHRALHRVYDTREGRPFLWFRTIVFGETVLMVAVVLLAFGMIIVGGEASQRIGDFIGIPRIAFNAWNLVKWPILLVILILGVSLAYYLFPNVRLPRYRLMSLGSILSVLVLFGAALLAGRLLVYATRVTEVLTVLNGLIAILLLLWLANIVIVSGAALDAEFLRARQIASGFDAWDSIVLDSHATHTLDFLARDAAEAEELGREVAASARTGESLHRPRGPWIVDARNPLAVNPPTAYRVSPDPDSTDPPGPTGPPDSPSTGDRTA, encoded by the coding sequence GTGACCGCACCCCGCCCCCGTCGGCCGAAGCCGGTGGTCGAGTACGTCCGACCTCGGCTGAGCATCCTGCATGTCCTGAATCGCGTGCGGATGCGACTGCTGGACATCCAGGTGTGGGACGTGGCAGGCACCATGACCTTCTACGTGGTGCTCTCGGTGTTCCCGGGTGCGGTCGCGGCGGTGTCGATGATGTCGCTGATCGGCATCGAGGCCGAGACCCTCAAGGCGTTCTCCGGGATGTTCCTGGAGATCTTCCCGACACTGGACCCCAGCCCGTTCCTCACCGCCATCCACGCCGTCTCCTCCACCAGCGGCGGGCTGCTGGGGCTGACGCTGGGCACCATCGGCTCGCTGCTGTCCGCCTCCAACGGGGTCGCCGCGTTCCACCGCGCCCTGCACCGCGTCTACGACACCCGCGAGGGCAGACCGTTCCTGTGGTTCCGCACCATCGTGTTCGGCGAGACGGTGCTGATGGTGGCAGTGGTGCTGCTGGCCTTCGGCATGATCATCGTCGGCGGCGAGGCCTCCCAGCGCATCGGTGACTTCATCGGCATCCCCCGCATCGCCTTCAACGCCTGGAACCTGGTGAAGTGGCCGATCCTGCTGGTGATCCTGATTCTCGGGGTGTCGCTGGCCTACTACCTGTTCCCCAACGTGCGCCTGCCCCGCTACCGCCTGATGTCCCTGGGCTCGATCCTGTCGGTGCTGGTGCTCTTCGGCGCCGCTCTGCTCGCCGGCCGGCTGCTGGTGTACGCGACCCGCGTCACGGAGGTGCTGACGGTGCTGAACGGACTGATCGCGATCCTGCTGCTGCTGTGGCTGGCCAACATCGTGATCGTCTCGGGCGCGGCGCTGGACGCCGAGTTCCTCAGGGCCCGGCAGATCGCCAGCGGATTCGACGCCTGGGACAGCATCGTGCTGGACTCCCATGCCACCCACACCCTGGATTTCCTGGCCCGGGACGCTGCCGAGGCCGAGGAGCTGGGCCGGGAGGTCGCCGCCTCGGCGAGGACCGGGGAGAGCCTGCACCGTCCGCGCGGACCGTGGATCGTCGATGCCCGCAATCCGCTGGCCGTGAACCCACCGACCGCATACCGCGTCTCCCCCGATCCCGACTCCACGGATCCTCCCGGGCCGACGGGCCCACCCGATTCCCCGAGCACAGGAGACCGCACCGCATGA
- a CDS encoding glycoside hydrolase family 65 protein has product MTRLRSLPADPVDRTHLPLDEWRLVESRPGGDLGLLETLFTTANGYLGMRGTPAEGRDVDSHGTFLNGFHETWQINHAESAFGFARTGQTMISVPDSTVMKLYVDDEPLLLSIADLVEYERWIDFREGVLRRELIWRTPAGKRVKVSTSRMVSFTQRHLALMTLQVTMLDGSAPIAVSSQIINRQDITDDYGRGVDGTPLTTTDDPRRTTDFSHRVLEPLQDWHSERRMLLGYRAADSGMTLAVGADHTVESDAEVEQLVDTSADRGRQVFRAHLEQGGSLTVRKAVAYHSSRSVPHRELFDRCRRTLDRVRAVGFEAQYRDQHAYLTDFWERSDVQMPGMPVEQQATRWCLFQLAQAAARSDQWGIPAKGLTGSGYEGHYFWDTEIYVVPFLTFTEPSWARNALRFRSNLLPKARERARELNQRGALFPWRTINGDEASAYYAAGTAQYHINADVSYAFSQYVDVTGDVDFQHRDGVRVLVETARMWADLGFWRLTAGGDASFHINGVTGPDEYTTVVNNNMFTNVMARHNLRRAARAVRELRDADEGAHQVLLAELDLDPLELEQWDACADGMFVAKDESLGIHLQEDRFLEREVWDLSSTPPEAFPLLLNFHPLVIYRFQVLKQADVVLALFLRGSEFSAEEKRADFEYYDPITTGDSSLSAVVQSIMAAEVGHQKAALDYFRAGLFVDLADLHGNTSDGVHVASAGGVWNALVHGFGGMRHEEGRLSFDPRLPEGWPELSFPLTVRGSRVRVRVLPEEIILTLETGAELEVTVRGRSVAVTAAGASVPLADQGPVLDDAVLASPVGLGDQRADGTIVTSYVPKDPEDPWEYPALTDPDDIIEEA; this is encoded by the coding sequence GTGACCCGTCTGCGCTCGCTGCCCGCCGACCCCGTCGACCGCACCCATCTGCCGCTGGACGAGTGGCGCCTCGTGGAGTCCCGCCCGGGCGGGGATCTCGGACTGCTGGAGACCCTGTTCACCACGGCCAACGGCTATCTCGGGATGCGCGGCACCCCCGCGGAGGGCCGCGACGTGGACAGCCACGGCACCTTCCTCAACGGCTTCCACGAGACCTGGCAGATCAACCACGCGGAGTCCGCCTTCGGCTTCGCGCGCACCGGGCAGACCATGATCTCGGTGCCGGACTCGACCGTGATGAAGCTGTACGTCGACGACGAGCCGCTGCTGCTGTCGATCGCGGATCTCGTCGAGTACGAGCGCTGGATCGACTTCCGCGAGGGCGTGCTGCGCCGCGAGCTGATCTGGCGCACCCCGGCCGGCAAGCGGGTGAAGGTCTCCACCTCCCGGATGGTCTCCTTCACCCAACGGCACCTCGCGCTGATGACCCTCCAGGTCACGATGCTCGACGGTTCCGCCCCGATCGCGGTGTCCTCCCAGATCATCAACCGCCAGGACATCACCGACGACTACGGCCGGGGCGTGGACGGGACGCCGCTGACCACCACGGACGACCCGCGCCGGACCACGGACTTCTCCCATCGCGTGCTCGAGCCGCTGCAGGACTGGCACAGCGAGCGGCGGATGCTGCTGGGATACCGGGCGGCCGACTCGGGCATGACCCTCGCCGTCGGTGCGGACCACACCGTCGAGTCCGACGCCGAGGTCGAGCAGCTGGTGGACACCAGCGCCGACCGCGGCCGACAGGTGTTCCGCGCCCACCTCGAGCAGGGGGGTTCGCTGACGGTCCGCAAGGCGGTCGCCTACCACTCCTCCCGCTCCGTGCCCCATCGCGAGCTGTTCGACCGCTGCCGGCGCACCCTGGACCGGGTGCGCGCCGTCGGGTTCGAGGCCCAGTACCGCGATCAGCACGCCTACCTCACCGATTTCTGGGAGCGTTCGGACGTGCAGATGCCGGGCATGCCGGTCGAGCAGCAGGCCACCCGCTGGTGCCTCTTCCAGCTCGCCCAGGCCGCGGCGCGCTCGGACCAGTGGGGTATCCCGGCCAAGGGGCTCACCGGCTCCGGCTACGAGGGCCACTACTTCTGGGACACCGAGATCTACGTCGTCCCCTTCCTGACCTTCACCGAGCCCAGCTGGGCCCGCAACGCCCTGCGCTTCCGCAGCAACCTGCTGCCCAAGGCGCGCGAACGCGCCCGGGAGCTCAACCAGCGCGGGGCGCTGTTCCCCTGGCGCACCATCAACGGGGACGAGGCCTCGGCCTACTACGCGGCGGGCACCGCGCAGTACCACATCAACGCCGATGTGTCCTATGCTTTCTCCCAGTACGTCGACGTCACAGGCGACGTCGACTTCCAGCACCGTGACGGGGTGCGGGTGCTGGTCGAGACGGCCCGGATGTGGGCCGATCTGGGGTTCTGGCGGCTGACCGCCGGGGGCGATGCCAGCTTCCACATCAACGGCGTGACCGGGCCCGACGAGTACACGACGGTGGTCAACAACAACATGTTCACCAACGTCATGGCCCGCCACAACCTGCGGCGGGCGGCCCGGGCCGTGCGCGAGCTGCGGGACGCCGACGAGGGGGCGCACCAGGTGCTGCTGGCGGAGCTCGACCTCGATCCGCTCGAGCTCGAGCAGTGGGACGCCTGCGCCGACGGCATGTTTGTCGCCAAGGACGAGTCCCTGGGCATCCATCTGCAGGAGGATCGCTTCCTCGAACGCGAGGTCTGGGACCTCTCCAGCACCCCACCCGAGGCCTTCCCGCTGCTTCTGAACTTCCACCCGCTGGTGATCTACCGCTTCCAGGTGCTCAAGCAGGCCGATGTGGTGCTCGCCCTCTTCCTGCGCGGCAGCGAGTTCAGCGCCGAGGAGAAGCGCGCCGACTTCGAGTACTACGACCCCATCACCACGGGCGACTCCTCCCTCTCGGCGGTGGTGCAGTCGATCATGGCGGCAGAGGTGGGCCACCAGAAGGCGGCGCTGGACTACTTCCGGGCCGGTCTGTTCGTGGATCTCGCCGACCTGCACGGCAACACCTCCGACGGGGTGCACGTGGCCTCCGCGGGCGGGGTGTGGAACGCTCTGGTGCACGGCTTCGGCGGCATGCGCCACGAGGAGGGGCGGCTCTCCTTCGACCCGCGCCTGCCCGAGGGCTGGCCGGAGCTGTCCTTCCCGCTGACGGTGCGCGGTTCCCGCGTCCGCGTGCGCGTGCTGCCCGAGGAGATCATCCTCACCCTCGAGACGGGTGCGGAGCTCGAGGTCACGGTGCGCGGCCGCAGCGTCGCGGTCACGGCCGCCGGCGCCTCGGTGCCGCTCGCGGACCAGGGCCCCGTGCTCGACGACGCGGTGCTGGCCTCCCCCGTCGGCCTCGGTGACCAGCGCGCCGACGGGACCATCGTGACCTCGTACGTACCCAAGGACCCCGAGGACCCGTGGGAGTACCCCGCGCTCACAGATCCCGATGACATCATCGAGGAGGCCTGA